One part of the Humulus lupulus chromosome 9, drHumLupu1.1, whole genome shotgun sequence genome encodes these proteins:
- the LOC133802616 gene encoding probable beta-1,3-galactosyltransferase 14, whose product MSSSPKFFHARQQTPSTRRSTPLLLSGCLVIGIAGFLIGFVALLRPVKNCPHGEPKSVRVVWERGTGGGSSSGNSDGFGTVLASGDGKKRHKVMGFVGIQTGFASVGRRRSLRKTWMPSDHQSLQRLEEATGLAFRFVIGKTNEKSNMSELKKEIAMYDDFLLLDIEEEYSKLPYKTLAFFKAAYALYDSEFYVKADDDIYLRPDRLSLLLAKERSHSQTYLGCMKKGPVFTDPKLKWYEPLAHLLGKEYFLHAYGPIYALSADVVASLVALRNNSFRMFSNEDVTIGAWMLAMNVNHENNQALCSRDCTSTSIAVWDIPKCSGLCNPEAKLLELHADESCSKTPTMEPEED is encoded by the exons ATGTCTTCGTCCCCAAAATTCTTCCACGCTCGGCAACAGACCCCCTCCACTCGCAGATCGACTCCCCTCCTACTCTCCGGCTGCCTCGTCATCGGTATCGCCGGGTTTCTGATCGGATTCGTCGCACTTCTCAGGCCGGTTAAAAATTGCCCCCACGGCGAACCCAAATCGGTTCGAGTGGTTTGGGAGAGAGGTACTGGCGGTGGTAGTAGTAGCGGTAACAGTGATGGATTCGGTACCGTTTTGGCTTCTGGGGATGGGAAAAAACGACATAAAGTCATGGGCTTTGTGGGGATTCAAACTGGTTTCGCATCGGTAGGTCGGAGACGGTCTTTGAGGAAGACTTGGATGCCGTCCGACCATCAAAGCCTTCAACG ATTAGAAGAAGCTACTGGTCTTGCTTTCAGATTTGTCATTGGTAAAACCAATGAAAAATCAAATATGTCTGAACTCAAGAAGGAGATCGCGATGTATGATGATTTCTTGCTATTGGATATTGAAGAGGAGTATAGTAAGCTTCCATACAAAAC GTTGGCGTTCTTTAAAGCTGCTTACGCTCTCTATGATTCTGAGTTTTATGTCAAAGCTGACGATGACATATATTTAAGGCCAG ATCGCCTTTCACTGCTTTTGGCAAAAGAACGTTCTCACTCCCAGACTTACCTTGGCTGCATGAAAAAAGGCCCGGTTTTCACTGATCCAAAGCTGAAATG GTATGAGCCACTAGCTCATTTGCTTGGGAAGGAGTACTTTCTTCATGCTTATGGTCCAATATATGCTCTTTCTGCTGATGTGGTTGCAAGCTTGGTTGCTCTTAGAAATAACAG TTTTCGCATGTTTAGCAATGAAGATGTTACAATTGGCGCATGGATGCTTGCAATGAATGTCAACCATGAAAACAATCAAGCATTATGTTCACGTGATTGTACATCAACATCTATTGCTGTGTGGGATATTCCCAAGTGTTCAG GGCTCTGTAATCCCGAAGCGAAGCTATTGGAACTCCATGCAGACGAGAGCTGCTCAAAGACTCCTACAATGGAGCCTGAAGAAGATTAG